The following is a genomic window from Planctomycetota bacterium.
GTGGACCTGATTTACGACGGCGTCGGGAACCGCGACAGCGTCGAGGACTCGCTTCGCCTGGTTCGCTCCCAGGGGACCGTGATGATCGCCGGCATGGGCCATCCGCGCTGGGTGGACTGGGACCCGATTCCCCACAAGCAGATTACCGTGATGGGGAGCCACGGGCGCGGCATCGAGGCGTGGCGCGGCCGGCGCGTCCACACGTACGAGGCTGTCCACGACCTGATGGCCGAGGGACGGTTCCCGGCGGACCGGCTGCTGACGCACATCTTTCCGCTCGAGGACTATCGGACGGCGCTGGACGTGCTGACGCACAAGAGCCGCCACGGCGCCGTCCACGGGGCTTTCCGTATTTCGAGTTGAGCCGCCGCGCGAAAGGCCCGTGGAACATTGTCGTACGAAAACTTGAAACCCGCCCGCATTTGGGTACACTGAAGGCCGACGCGGGTGCCGTGGCCGCCCGCCTCTATCGGAAATCCTTGGAAGAGACAGCACATGCCATTCGCCATGAACCGGCGCACGTTCCTGAAGACCATGGGCATGGGGGCGGCTGGCCTGGCGGTGCCGGCCTGTCTGGGTATGGGCGATCGCCCCGGGCGCGCGGCTGGCAGGCGGCCCAACATCCTGTTCGTCTACGCCGATGACCACGCCTACCAATCCATCAGCGCCTACGGGTCGAAGATCAACCAGACGCCGAATATCGACCGCCTCGCTCGCGAGGGGATGCTCTTTCAGGAGTGCTATGTCACCAACTCCATCTGCGGGCCGATGCGGGCCGTCGTTCTGACCGGCAAGTACAGCCACCTGAACGGCATGTATCGGAACGGCGTCGAGTTCGACCAGGACCAGCAGACGTTTCCCAAACTCCTCCAGAAGGCCGGCTACCAGACCGCCGTCATCGGCAAGTACCACCTGGGCCACAAGAAGGACCCCCAGGGCTTCGACTACTACGAGATCCTCATCGACCAGGGCCCCTACTACAACCCGCCCATGATCAAGAAGGGCGAGGGACGCGTCAAGCACACCGGCTACACCACCGACATTATCACGGACCTGGCGCTCGGGTGGCTCAAGAACGGCCGCGACGCCGACAAGCCGTTCATGCTCATGTACCAGCACAAGGCGCCGCACCGGAACTGGCAGCCCGGGCCGAAGTACCTGACGATGTACGACGACCGCACGATTCCCGAGCCGGACTCGCTCTTCGAGAGTTACGAGGGTCGGCCCACCCCCGTCAAAGAGCAGGACATGACCATCGCCAAGACGATGAACGCCAGCGACCTGAAACTCAAACCCCCCGGCGACCTGACGCCCGAGCAGCGCCAGGCCTGGGACGCCGCCTACGAGCCCAAGAACGAGGCGTTCCGCAAGGCCAACCTCCAGGGCAAGGAACTCGTTCGCTGGAAGTACCAGCGCTACATCAAGGACTACCTGCGGTGTATTGCGTCCATTGACGACAACCTCGGCCGCGTCCTCGATTACCTCGACGAGTCAGGCCTGGCCTCCAACACCATCGTCGTCTACGCCTCGGACCAGGGTTTTTACCTG
Proteins encoded in this region:
- a CDS encoding sulfatase-like hydrolase/transferase, which codes for MPFAMNRRTFLKTMGMGAAGLAVPACLGMGDRPGRAAGRRPNILFVYADDHAYQSISAYGSKINQTPNIDRLAREGMLFQECYVTNSICGPMRAVVLTGKYSHLNGMYRNGVEFDQDQQTFPKLLQKAGYQTAVIGKYHLGHKKDPQGFDYYEILIDQGPYYNPPMIKKGEGRVKHTGYTTDIITDLALGWLKNGRDADKPFMLMYQHKAPHRNWQPGPKYLTMYDDRTIPEPDSLFESYEGRPTPVKEQDMTIAKTMNASDLKLKPPGDLTPEQRQAWDAAYEPKNEAFRKANLQGKELVRWKYQRYIKDYLRCIASIDDNLGRVLDYLDESGLASNTIVVYASDQGFYLGEHGWFDKRWIYEQSLRTPFIVRWPEVVKPGSTCSAIASPLDFAETFLDAAGVPAPDDMQGRSLVPLLRGETPADWRKTHYYHYYEGGGHGVRRHYGVCDGRYKLIHFYELGVDEWELVDLKANPGENKNFYNDPKYADVRRRLHAELVRLQQVYNVPPNDPDGKPHAPQPKVL